From the genome of Pseudomonas yamanorum, one region includes:
- the sctU gene encoding type III secretion system export apparatus subunit SctU — protein MSDSGEKKHAATPKKLKDQRKKGQVAQSQDVGKLLVLTALSEIALFTAETSMQRFQQLMMLAMSGIGRPFVRALEEVLLEGLLMFFSFALLMAGVAIAVKLISSWLQFGFLFAPESLTPNFSRLNPLSQIKQMFSAQSVMNLLMGLGKALLLTLVLYVVIGPSLSALINLATSDLQSYILALITLFRHLLHACLGLLLVLALIDMALQKHFFAKRMRMTQVEVMKEYKDMEGDPHVKGQRRQLAYQLAQEEPKVKLPKLEESDMLVVNPTHFAVALYYRPGKTPLPMLVDKGTDAGARKLIDRAKAADVPVIQCVWLARTLYEKKLGAPIPRETLQAVAFIYRTLRELDDEAKRDTLHWPELEQR, from the coding sequence ATGAGTGACTCGGGGGAGAAAAAACACGCCGCCACCCCAAAGAAACTCAAGGATCAGCGCAAGAAAGGCCAGGTCGCGCAAAGCCAGGATGTCGGCAAGTTATTGGTGCTGACCGCCTTGAGTGAAATCGCCCTGTTCACCGCTGAAACCAGCATGCAGCGCTTCCAGCAATTGATGATGCTGGCGATGTCGGGCATCGGCCGGCCTTTTGTGCGGGCCCTGGAAGAGGTGTTGCTGGAAGGCCTGCTGATGTTTTTTTCGTTTGCCCTGTTGATGGCCGGGGTGGCGATTGCCGTGAAGCTGATCAGCAGCTGGTTGCAGTTCGGCTTCCTGTTCGCGCCGGAAAGTTTGACGCCGAACTTCAGTCGCCTGAACCCGCTCAGCCAGATCAAGCAGATGTTCTCCGCCCAGTCGGTAATGAACCTGTTGATGGGACTGGGTAAGGCGCTGTTGCTGACCCTGGTGCTGTACGTGGTGATCGGGCCGTCGTTGTCGGCGTTGATCAACCTCGCCACCAGCGATTTGCAGAGCTATATCCTGGCACTGATCACCTTGTTCCGTCACTTGCTGCACGCCTGTCTGGGGTTGCTGCTGGTGCTGGCGTTGATCGATATGGCGTTGCAGAAACATTTCTTCGCCAAGCGCATGCGCATGACCCAGGTGGAGGTGATGAAGGAATACAAGGACATGGAAGGCGACCCCCACGTCAAGGGCCAGCGGCGTCAGTTGGCCTATCAACTGGCCCAGGAAGAGCCGAAGGTCAAGCTGCCCAAGCTGGAAGAGTCCGACATGCTGGTGGTCAACCCGACGCACTTTGCCGTTGCGCTTTACTACCGCCCTGGGAAAACCCCGCTGCCGATGTTGGTGGACAAGGGCACGGACGCCGGGGCTCGTAAACTGATCGATCGGGCCAAGGCTGCCGATGTGCCGGTGATCCAGTGCGTGTGGCTGGCGCGTACGCTCTATGAGAAGAAACTGGGGGCCCCCATTCCCCGGGAGACGTTGCAGGCGGTGGCCTTCATCTACCGGACGCTGCGTGAGCTGGACGATGAGGCCAAGCGCGACACCTTGCATTGGCCGGAACTCGAACAGCGTTAA
- the sctT gene encoding type III secretion system export apparatus subunit SctT, translating to MLLYLDYLPSLLVAMARIYPCAFLVPAFSFQHIRGMPRHVIVMIMALIPAPGIHAVMSGQDYSALMIIGLILKEATLGFLLGILLAMPFWMFESVGALLDNQRGALAGGQLNPSLGPDATPIGHLFKQLVIYLLIVVLGLSVLTQVIWDSYLIWPATAWLPLPAINGFSVFLGVLGDTFTYMMLYAAPFIAVLLFLEFGFAVLGLYSPQLQVSTLATPVKCLAGLGILLLYFPLLQDLIVTRMAQLADLKHSIGLMFQGVAP from the coding sequence TGCGTTCCTGGTGCCGGCGTTCAGTTTTCAACATATCCGCGGCATGCCCCGGCACGTGATCGTAATGATCATGGCGTTGATTCCGGCGCCCGGAATTCATGCCGTCATGAGTGGCCAGGATTACTCCGCGCTGATGATCATCGGGCTGATACTCAAGGAAGCGACCCTGGGTTTTTTGCTGGGGATCTTGCTGGCCATGCCGTTCTGGATGTTCGAGTCGGTGGGCGCGCTGCTGGATAACCAGCGCGGAGCCTTGGCGGGTGGCCAACTCAACCCGTCGCTGGGGCCGGATGCCACACCCATCGGGCACCTGTTCAAACAGTTGGTGATTTATCTGCTGATCGTGGTGCTGGGGCTGAGTGTGTTGACCCAGGTGATCTGGGACAGCTACCTGATCTGGCCGGCCACCGCCTGGCTGCCGCTGCCGGCCATCAATGGCTTCAGCGTTTTCCTTGGCGTGCTGGGCGACACCTTTACCTACATGATGCTGTACGCCGCACCGTTTATTGCGGTGCTGTTGTTTCTCGAATTCGGCTTCGCGGTGCTGGGCCTGTACAGCCCGCAGCTGCAGGTTTCCACCTTGGCAACGCCGGTCAAGTGCCTCGCCGGGCTTGGGATTTTGCTGCTGTATTTTCCATTGCTGCAGGATTTGATCGTCACCCGCATGGCGCAGTTGGCAGACCTCAAACATTCCATCGGCCTGATGTTTCAGGGGGTTGCACCATGA
- the hrpT gene encoding HrpT family type III secretion system protein, with translation MKRPLSCVTLIGLTLLIVGCTPTCKGDSCSRPQSSANKMVVWWPPQMRVEAGPAGERSDYQTISLER, from the coding sequence ATGAAACGACCACTGTCCTGCGTCACCTTGATTGGCCTCACGCTGCTCATCGTCGGTTGCACGCCAACGTGCAAGGGCGACTCCTGCTCACGTCCGCAATCCAGCGCCAATAAAATGGTGGTCTGGTGGCCGCCACAGATGCGCGTAGAAGCCGGCCCTGCCGGCGAACGCTCGGATTATCAGACCATATCCCTGGAGCGGTGA